In Ostrinia nubilalis chromosome 10, ilOstNubi1.1, whole genome shotgun sequence, a single genomic region encodes these proteins:
- the LOC135075572 gene encoding cyclin-dependent kinase 2-interacting protein-like: MSKTPPNNVDAAQNFTPRELPTPNKDTPGISKTVFTHVSTLHGLLIDWNRFREKGVKLCRAIYALKLYECADDYYPSQLKPLMDNLVEALNGLKDVVEGAEVVNKQLEALANLQPSDEPIILTWTAKKISETVNKIFTSMQKEFKVKQIITENIAHCRDEKMIDVYISSWELEPFFEPNAYLFAEVGLPGIT, encoded by the exons ATGTCCAAAACTCCACCAAATAATGTGGACGCCGCTCAAAATTTTACACCTAGAG AATTACCAACGCCAAATAAAGATACACCTGGTATTTCGAAGACAGTCTTTACTCATGTATCAACTTTGCATGGGTTGTTGATTGACTGGAATCGGTTCCGCGAAAAAGGAGTGAAACTGTGTAGAGCCATCTATGCCTTGAAGCTGTATGAGTGTGCTGATGACTACTATCCTTCCCAACTCAAACCACTCATGGACAATCTTGTAGAAGCTTTGAATGGCTTGAAGGATGTTGTAGAAG GGGCAGAGGTGGTGAACAAGCAATTGGAAGCTTTGGCCAACCTGCAACCATCGGATGAGCCAATCATCCTCACCTGGACTGCAAAGAAAATCTCTGAGACAGTCAACAAAATATTCACATCTATGCAAAAGGAATTCAAAGTGAAACAAATCATCACTG AAAATATTGCTCATTGCCGAGATGAAAAAATGATTGACGTTTATATTAGCTCCTGGGAACTTGAACCGTTTTTTGAACCCAACGCCTATTTGTTCGCTGAAGTTGGATTGCCCGGAATaacatag